The following coding sequences are from one Streptomyces sp. NBC_01485 window:
- a CDS encoding helix-turn-helix transcriptional regulator produces the protein MTDEARGKPVGGFPGRAREVAILRAVLAGESGTWCVAVTGEPGIGKSRLLTELGKLADTTGWTVRSARAAEFESHIPFGVFVNALDDQLAELGPERLAALGQQQLALLATMFPALPAAGPAGLVDAERYRLHRAVRALLKLLAEPSGLVLVFDDLHWADEGSVELLDHLLRHPPQARLVLALAGRPRQTSLRLWHALSRAATDGVAELLELAPLSQADAGHLMPERLGRSRREELYQASGGNPFYLEALVRAGERGIAVGDAALHPDGAIPVAVHAVLAAELAALTPQERVVAHAAAVVGDDFEADSLAETAAMDAGSVLAALDRLAERDLVRLDGATGRFRYRHPLVRSIAYQDAGPGWRLQAHGRAASALRSRGAPPAEFARHVERSAVRGDLEAVAALTEAAEATMHTTPTTAGHFLRAAIRLLPDSESATPQRLILLGRLAHALGATGDLRQARETMHEVLRLLPAELTQIRAQTARACATVEQILGRYTEARAMLHSEWKRVEGVDAHSAAVLLVALVAGESVEREHGQDRVAEAIAAAREVGDPMLLATALSAATLIDRRADRLDEAAALLDALPDSDLVRDIDAAFWLSWSEVSADRLTAASRHMSRGLQLARASRQSQKIALLTAIRGMVHAYLGELAAATTCFDDSLESAELTGSEELRVMALTFGCWITTWRGDLAEAIRLGKEAIVVDDQATAMSSWRSGQAEAMLAQAMLHSGDPHACIELLLTCGGGAELPAVGLRTRPLVYLMLTEAEVAAGRVAAATAWADRAEDAAGQLDLPLRTAMAQRARAIATLSTDPAAAAPLAVAAAGAFGRIGAAVEAGRAHLLAATAFGGSGAIDQARAHLMSARALFTRCDAQLFLPQVAREERRLNARGPRPESGAERFDLTAREVEIVNLVSDGLTNRDVGLRLNLSPKTVEVHLGRVYTKVGVSGRTALAGLWAAAARD, from the coding sequence ATGACTGACGAAGCGAGAGGGAAGCCCGTCGGCGGATTTCCGGGCCGGGCGCGAGAAGTCGCGATCCTGCGCGCGGTGCTGGCGGGCGAGAGTGGCACCTGGTGCGTCGCGGTCACCGGTGAACCGGGGATCGGCAAGAGCCGGCTGCTGACGGAGCTGGGGAAGCTCGCGGACACAACAGGATGGACGGTCCGCAGCGCACGCGCGGCGGAGTTCGAGTCCCACATCCCGTTCGGTGTGTTCGTCAACGCGCTCGACGACCAGCTCGCCGAGCTGGGCCCGGAGCGTCTCGCCGCCCTCGGGCAACAGCAGCTCGCACTTCTCGCGACCATGTTTCCGGCGCTTCCCGCCGCCGGTCCCGCCGGCCTGGTCGACGCGGAGCGATACCGGCTGCACCGGGCGGTTCGGGCGTTGCTGAAGCTGCTCGCCGAGCCGTCCGGGCTGGTGCTCGTCTTCGACGATCTGCACTGGGCGGACGAGGGTTCGGTCGAGCTGCTCGACCACCTTTTGCGCCACCCGCCCCAGGCGCGGCTGGTCTTGGCATTGGCGGGCAGGCCCCGGCAGACGTCGCTGCGGCTGTGGCACGCGCTGTCCCGCGCCGCGACCGACGGGGTGGCCGAGCTGCTGGAACTCGCGCCGCTGAGCCAAGCTGATGCCGGCCACCTCATGCCGGAAAGACTGGGCCGTTCCCGGCGGGAAGAGCTTTACCAGGCCAGTGGCGGAAACCCGTTCTACCTGGAAGCCCTGGTGCGGGCCGGTGAGCGGGGCATCGCCGTCGGTGATGCGGCGCTCCACCCTGACGGGGCGATCCCGGTGGCGGTCCACGCGGTGCTCGCCGCCGAGTTGGCCGCGTTGACCCCGCAAGAGCGAGTCGTCGCGCACGCCGCCGCAGTCGTGGGTGATGACTTCGAGGCTGATTCGCTCGCTGAAACGGCGGCAATGGACGCCGGGTCCGTGCTCGCCGCGCTCGACCGGCTCGCCGAGCGTGACCTGGTGCGGCTGGACGGGGCGACCGGCCGGTTCCGGTACCGGCATCCGCTGGTGCGCAGCATTGCCTACCAGGACGCCGGTCCTGGCTGGCGGCTTCAGGCACACGGCCGGGCCGCATCGGCACTCCGGAGCCGGGGCGCGCCGCCGGCTGAGTTCGCCAGGCACGTGGAGCGATCCGCCGTCCGCGGTGACCTCGAGGCGGTCGCGGCGCTCACCGAGGCGGCCGAGGCGACGATGCATACCACGCCGACGACCGCCGGGCACTTCCTGCGGGCGGCCATCCGGTTGCTTCCCGACTCGGAGTCGGCCACGCCGCAGCGCCTGATCCTGCTCGGCCGGCTGGCACACGCACTCGGCGCCACGGGCGACCTGCGGCAGGCCAGGGAAACCATGCACGAGGTGCTGCGGCTCCTGCCTGCCGAACTCACCCAGATCCGGGCACAGACAGCGCGGGCCTGTGCGACGGTGGAGCAGATTCTCGGGCGCTACACCGAGGCCAGGGCGATGCTGCACAGTGAGTGGAAACGCGTCGAAGGTGTTGACGCCCACTCGGCGGCCGTCCTGCTCGTCGCGCTCGTTGCCGGTGAAAGTGTCGAGCGCGAGCACGGACAGGACCGGGTGGCCGAGGCGATCGCGGCCGCGCGGGAAGTCGGGGATCCGATGCTGCTGGCGACGGCGTTGTCGGCCGCAACGCTCATCGACCGGCGGGCGGACCGGCTGGACGAGGCGGCCGCACTCCTGGACGCGCTGCCCGACAGCGACCTGGTCCGCGATATCGATGCGGCGTTCTGGCTGAGCTGGTCGGAAGTCTCCGCCGACCGGCTCACGGCGGCGAGCCGGCACATGAGCCGTGGCCTGCAACTGGCTCGCGCGAGCAGGCAGTCCCAAAAGATCGCGCTGCTGACCGCGATCCGCGGCATGGTGCATGCCTACCTCGGCGAGCTGGCGGCGGCGACGACCTGCTTCGACGACAGCCTGGAGTCGGCGGAACTGACCGGCAGCGAGGAGCTGCGCGTCATGGCGTTGACCTTCGGGTGCTGGATCACCACCTGGCGCGGCGACCTGGCCGAGGCGATCCGCCTGGGTAAGGAGGCCATCGTCGTCGACGACCAGGCGACGGCCATGAGTTCCTGGCGCAGTGGCCAGGCCGAGGCGATGCTGGCGCAGGCGATGTTGCACTCGGGTGATCCGCACGCTTGCATCGAGCTGCTGCTCACCTGTGGCGGTGGCGCCGAGCTGCCCGCGGTGGGCCTCCGCACCAGGCCATTGGTGTACCTGATGCTCACGGAGGCGGAGGTCGCGGCCGGCCGGGTTGCCGCGGCCACGGCATGGGCCGACCGAGCGGAGGACGCGGCCGGTCAACTCGATCTTCCGCTGCGTACCGCCATGGCACAGCGGGCACGTGCGATCGCCACGCTGTCAACGGATCCGGCGGCAGCCGCACCGCTCGCTGTCGCCGCTGCCGGTGCGTTCGGCCGGATCGGGGCGGCCGTGGAGGCCGGGCGGGCGCACTTGCTCGCCGCGACGGCGTTCGGCGGCAGCGGGGCGATCGACCAGGCCCGTGCACACCTCATGTCCGCCCGCGCGTTGTTCACCCGGTGTGATGCGCAATTGTTCCTGCCGCAGGTCGCGCGCGAGGAGCGGCGCCTGAACGCGCGCGGCCCCCGTCCCGAAAGCGGCGCCGAGCGATTCGACTTGACCGCCCGTGAGGTCGAGATCGTCAACCTGGTCTCGGACGGTCTGACCAACCGGGACGTCGGCCTCCGGCTGAATTTGAGTCCCAAGACCGTCGAAGTCCATCTGGGCCGGGTCTACACAAAGGTCGGCGTCTCCGGTCGTACTGCTCTGGCCGGCCTGTGGGCCGCCGCGGCGCGTGATTGA